The genomic region TCCGACAATGTTCGCCGCCCACGTACCCACATGGGTGCCGGGCACCAGCGACAGTGCCCATCGCGCAATGCCGCCGAGGAACGCGCCGGCGCCGACCGCGACGAAGAGGATGAACACGACCTCCAGGGCTGCCTCGGTGCCCAGCGCTTCCCGGAGGCCCACGCCGACGAGGCCGTCGGGACCGACATTCCCGGGGATCACGCGGGGGCTCCTGCGCGGTTACGCAAGGCGTCGCCCAGCAGCCATGCGACGATGGCGACTGCCAGCGTGCCGAACATGTACACAGCCGCGAAGAGCGCGCTGGATTGCATGGATGCGAGGGATACGGCGGAAAACGTCGTCAAGCCTCCCAGGAAGCCTTTGCCCCAGAACTCAGGTGGATCGAACAGGCCCATCAGGAAGCACCCGACAATGTTGATCCCCAACGTCACCAGCAGTTCTGCCGGCGGGTGCGACGCCATGAGCGGCGTGAGGGCGAAACGCACCAGCGCGCCGAATGACGCTCCGAAGCCGACAACGAGTCCTTCTCTTACCACGCGGTTCACGGTAGCGGATTTTCGTGGAAATTTGTCAGCGGTGAAGGAAAGATGGGGTGTGTACCCGACGGAGACACACCAGGACTTCAAGGAGCACCCATGGCGCATGAACGAGCAGGTCAACCAGCACGCCCCGACGATCTCATCGATATTGCGGAGGTAGTCACCGCCTACTACACCCGCGACATCGACCCGCAGAACCCGGACCAACAGGTGGCGTTCGGCACATCCGGCCACCGCGGCTCCAGCTTGGACAACGCGTTCAACCAGCAGCACATTTGGGCGACCACGCAGGCGATCGTCGACTACCGTCGCGCCAACAACATCGGTGGCCCGGTCTACATCGGCCGGGACACGCACGCGCTGTCGGAGCCCGCGATGATCTCCGCGCTCGAGGTGCTCTTCGCCAACGATGTCGCAGTGCTTGTCGACGATGCCGGCCGCTACACCCCGACTCCCGCTGTCTCCCACGCAATTCTCGCCCACAACGCTACCCTGGCCGGTGGTGTGACCGGCACGGATCCGCAGCGCGCGGACGGCATCGTGATCACTCCGTCGCACAACCCGCCGCGTGACGGAGGGTTCAAGTACAACCCGCCATCCGGCGGCCCGGCGGACACTGACGCGACGGACTGGATCGCCGCGCGCGCCAACGAGTATCTGGCGAATGACCTGGAGGGGGTGCACACGACGTCGACAAGCGGTGTGCTCGATGAGCGCGCCGGCAAGCACCCGTTCATGGCGAACTACGTTGCTGACCTGCCGAATGTCGTGGATATTGAGGCGATTCGCAGCTCCGGACTGCACATTGGAGCGGATCCGATGGGTGGCGCCAGCGTCGATTACTGGGGCGCCATTGCGGAGGCGCATGGGCTCAACCTTGACGTGGTCAACCCGCATGTGGATGCCACGTGGCGGTTCATGACTCTTGACACTGACGGCAAGATCCGGATGGACTGCTCGTCGCCGAACTCGATGGCGAGTTTGGTGGCCAACCGCGACAAGTACGACATCGCGACCGGTAATGACGCGGATGCGGACCGGCATGGCATCGTGACACCCGACGCGGGCCTGATGAACCCGAACCACTACCTCGCCGTGGCCATCGAGTACCTCTTCTCCCACCGCGACGGCTGGGGTGCGGACACGGCAGTGGGCAAGACGCTGGTGTCGTCGTCGATAATCGACCGCGTCGTCGCCTCGCTCGGCCGCGAACTCGTCGAGGTCCCTGTCGGCTTCAAGTGGTTCGTGCCGGGGCTTATCAGCGGCTCCGTCGGCTTCGGCGGGGAAGAATCCGCCGGCGCATCCTTCCTGCGCAAGGACGGCACGGTGTGGTCGACCGACAAAGACGGCCTCATCATGGACCTGCTCGCTGCGGAAATCACCGCGGTGACCGGCAAGACCCCGTCAGTCCGCTACCGTGAACTGACGGAGAAGTTTGGGGACCCCGTCTACGCCCGCACCGACGCCGAGGCGAACCGAGAGCAGAAGGCCACCTTGAAGAAGCTGTCCCCGGACCAGGTCACTGCCGACACTCTCGCTGGTGAGGACATCACGGCCAAGCTGACCGAAGCCCCTGGCAACGGCGCTGCCATTGGCGGTTTGAAGGTCACCACCGACAGCGCCTGGTTCGCCGCCCGCCCGTCCGGCACTGAGGACAAATACAAGATCTACGCCGAATCCTTCAAGGGCGCGGAGCACCTTGAGCAGGTCCAGAAGGAAGCCCAAGACCTGGTCAGTTCGGTGCTCGACGAATAAGAATCCGCTAGTGAGGGTGATAGAAACCTCATCACGGGAAACTTCCCGGCACCCCACCCATCGACTAAGGTCATTGAGGTGGCAATTAAGCAAGATGCGCAGGTAGCAGAGGCTGGCGCCGTAGACGGCGGGGACCAGTGGACAGAGGAGACGTCGACAAGCGAACGTGCGCTCGATGTGCTCTCCGCGCTCGCACGCTTCGGACTTGCCGCGATGTGGATTACGTCGGGCGCGTCGAAGCTCGGCAAACATATGACCGTGACGCAGAGCATCGAAGCGTACGAGATCTTCACTCCGCACTGGTCCGGCCTGCTGGCGAACCTTATCGGCCCACTGGAGCTCGCTGGCGGCCTTATTCTGCTGCTGGGCATCAAGATTCGCCCCGCTGGCTGGGTGTCGTTCGGTGTGCTCGTCCTCTTCATCATCGGCCTGGCATCCGCCTATGCCCGCGGACTGCAGATCGACTGCGGCTGCTTCGGGCCCGACCCGGACCACACTGACGGCGATCTGAGGTGGGCCATCATCCGCGACGTCGGGCTGATTGCCGTGACGCTATTCATGATCTACCGACCGTTTAAGAAATTCGCGCTGTACCCGTAGACTTACCTGCTGGAACAGCTTGACCCCGAATGCATAAGGTGATGCACTGTGACTTCCTCTTCTAAGTCGAACACCAAGGGTTCCACCAAGGTGTCCAACCCCAACTCGACCGGCGGCAAAGGCTTCCTCTGGGCGATCCTCGCTCTTCTCCTCGTCGGCGCGTTGGTGATCGGCCTGATCGTTTACAACGGACGCGGCGCGCAGGCTGAACGCATCGCCGAGAACGTTGAGCCCGTCGACGGCGTGAACATGGAGCTGACCGACAACATAATCACTCTGTCCGGCGAGAATAGCGACGGCGCGAAGGAAGCCTCTCTCTACGAGGACTTCGCGTGCAGCTACTGCGCCGACCTGGCGAAGAAGACTGATGCCGAAATGTTGGAGAAGATCAAGGCCGGCGAGGTCAAGGTCCACATCCAGCCGTTGGTCTTCCTGGACGGCACCGGCGAGCAGTACCAGCTCGGCCACTCCACGAACACTCTGGCCGCTGTTCTCGCGCTCGCCGATAAGGGCGAGACTGAGGCGTACTGGAACCTGCGCAAGGCCCTCCTCGAAGAGCAGGAGAGCCTGTACGGCAGCGCTGACCCGGAGAAGCTCGCCGACCTTGCGAAGGGAGTCGGTGCCTCCAAGGATGCGGTTGACGCGATCCGTAACGGCGAGTACGTCGACAAGGCCAAGGAGCTCGGAGAAGCCAACGAGAAGGACCTCGTGGACAAGACCGGTGACCTTTCCTCCCCGCGCGTGCTTGTCGACGGCAAGGATGTCGACTCCAAGCCCCTCGAGAACTGGCTCGACGACTTGCTAGCTAGCTAAAAGTCACTGGCTGCGGGCGATTTTGGTCTCGTCCGCACCCGGTGTATATTGATCGAAGTCGCTTCGCGGAGATCCGCTGAAGTTACGGGGCTATGGCGCAGCTGGTAGCGCACCACACTGGCAGTGTGGGGGTCACGGGTTCGAATCCCGTTAGCTCCACTTTTTTCAGCCCGTGGCCGTTGTGGCCGCGGGTTTTCGCATATTTTGCGGCTCTATGCACCGGTTTTCGTCTCGCACTGCAGAATTCTGAGAGTTTGGTAAGTTCTGTCGCGGATGAGGATGGTTATGCACCAGTTAGCATCCCCTCGTTTCTTTCGGCTATCCACGATCTCACCGCGCTCTTTGAAGGAGTCGTTATGCGCTTGCTCCGCACGTCCTTGACCATCACCGCCCTTACGGGTGCTCTCGCACTCGGTCTCTCCAGTTGCTCGGAGCCGGCCGAGGACCCCAATGCCGGCATCGGCGCCGCTGGTGATGACACCGTCCTCACGATCTACACGTCCGAACCGGAGGAGAAGGTCGACGAAATCAACGCAGCGTTTGAGAAAGAGCACCCGGACATCCAGGTCGAGGTGTACCGCGCGGGAACTGGTGACTTGAAAGCACGCATCGAATCTGAACGTGAGTCCGGCCAGGTCGAAGCGGATCTGATGTGGGCGGCTGACGCGCCGACCTTCGAAGGTCTCAAGTCCGAAGATTTGCTCGCCGAGCTCAAAGACGTCGACACCAGCAGTGTCATGGAGGAGGCAGTTGACCCCGAGGGATACTACGTGGGCACGCGCATCATTCCGACTGTCATCGCGTACAACACGGACGTAATTGAGGAGTCGGACGCGCCAGAGTCCTGGGTGGACCTGACGGACGAGAAATTCCGCGACAAGATTGTCCTTCCGGACCCAAGTGTGTCCGGTGCGGCCGCGTTCAACGCCACCGTGTGGATGAATAATGAGGAGCTCGGGGAATCCTGGGTTGAAGGCCTGGGACAAAACAGCCCGATGATTGCGGCGTCCAACGGTCCGACGTCGCAGGAGATCGCAGGTGGCGGCCACCCGGTCGGCATCGTCGTCGACTACCTGGTGCGCGACCTCGCAGAGCAAGGCTCGCCGATCAAGGAGGTGTACGCGACGGAGGGGTCGCCGTACATCACGGAACCCATTGGCGTGTTCGCCAATTCGGAGCAGCAGGAGGCCGCGGAGAAGTACATCACGTTCTTGCTCTCGGAGGCCGGTCAGAAGCTCGCGGTCGAGCAGAACTACCTGCCGGTTATCGACGGAATCGACACCCCGGGCGATGCCCCTGGCCTGGACGATATTGAGCTGATGGACACTGACCTGGAGACGCTGACCGGGGACCGGGATCGCTCGGTGGAGTCCTTCGAGAAGGCCATGAAGTAGGGGCCGTACGTGCAGGCACAGCGTTCGCCGGGCCTCAACGTTGCCCGAATCGGGATTTGGTTACTAGCCGCTGCGATCTTCATTGCTCCGCTCGCGATGGTGGTGTCGCTCGCGCTCGGCGGGAACCAGTTTCCGACGCTTATTGAGCAAGGACTGTGGAGTGCTACCTGGAACTCGACGTACACCACGTTGTTGTCGTCACTGGGTGCAGTTCTCGTAGGCGGTGCTGTTGCGATCTTGTTGGAGCGAACCGACGTGGCCGGGTCTGGTGTGCTGCGTCTTTTCCTTCTGTCACCGCTGTTGGTGCCGCCTTTCGTGGGCGCGATTTCATGGCTTCAGCTGTTCGGCCGCAATCAGGGGCTCAATGCCGTTTTCGGCAAACCAGTGTGGGACATCTACGGTGCAGACGGAATCATCTTCCTGATGACCTTGCACTCCTATCCGGTGGTGTACGTCATTGTCTCTGCCGCGTTGCGTTCGATTCCAGCGGACCTTGAACGAGCTGCATTGGTGAGCGGAGCAGGTAACGCGACTGTCTTGCGCACGGTGACTATCCCGCTTCTCGGACCAGCCTTGCTCAGTGCTTTCACGCTCACCGCTGTGTCAAACCTGGCTGACTTCGGAATTCCGTCAATCCTCGGTTCCCCGGTGCAGTATGAAACGCTGGCCACCATGGTCTACCGGTTCATGGAATCGGGGACGGTGAGCAATCCCCTGCAGGTGGTGTCCACCGTGGGAACGGTGCTCATGCTTCTCGGCATTGCCACCGTGGTCGCCGACTACCTGGTGTCGAAGAACGCTTCCACCACGACAGGTAAAGGGTCGATGAAGCTTCCGCTAGGCAAAGCTCGATGGCCCATCACGATCATTTCCTGGGTTCTGGCACTGTCCATCACGCTCGGCCCGCTTCTGGGGCTGGCTTACCGGGCGCTGTTGCCCGCCCCCGGTATCCCGATGACGCTGGACACCATTACGCTCAGCAACTTCACGAACACGTTGTCCAACCCGCGTGTGCAGGACGGTTTCCAGAACTCGTTTGTGCTCGCCGCAGGCGCGGCCCTGTTGTGCGCGCTGCTCGGGTGGAGCATTGGCCTGCTGGTGACGCGAACGCGGGCGCGTTCGAACACTGCGCTAAGTCTGCTCACGTTGCTGCCGTCGGCTCTACCGGGTCTTATCATCGGCGTCGGCTGGGTCATTGTGGGCCGCTACACGGGAATTTACAACACCCGCTGGGTGATTCTGTTGGCCTACGTATGCGCGTTCACGGCAATGGTCCTGCAGGCGGTGCGTGCACCGTTGGCGAAGACTCCACGCGCGATGGAGGAGGCAGCAGAGATCTCGGGGGCGGGCCGACTCCGCGCCCTGTGGGACACCAGTGGCCGAATGGCACTGCCAGCGGTGGCATCCGGGGCGGTGCTCGTTGCAGTCACGGCAGTTCGTGAACTCACCGTCTCGGTTCTTCTGGTCGCCCCTGGCACCACAACGATCGGTGTCCAACTTTTCAACCTGCAGCAATCCGGAAACTACAACCAAGCATCGGCGCTCGCGCTCATTTTCGCGGTCGTTGGCATCGCCGCTTTGGCCCTCACGGTGCGTAACCCCGATAAGGAGACTTAAAGATGAGCGACATCGAAATAAGGGATCTGTCCGTCAAATTCCCTGACGGGACCGAGGGGTTGAAGGACATCACCCTGGACATTTCCAGTGGCGAATTCGTCGCGCTCGTGGGGCCGTCGGGGTCGGGAAAAACCACCCTGCTGCGAACGATCGCGGGCTTCATTGCACCGTCGACAGGCGAGATCCGGATTGACGGAAAAGATCAATCCGCAACACCTCCAGCGCAGCGCAACATGGGCATGGTGTTCCAGCAGCATGCGGTTTGGCCGCATATGAGCGTTGCCGACAATGTCGCATACCCTCTGCGCCGCTCAGGTGCGGCGGGATCAGAGATCACCAGCAACGTTGAGAAGACTCTCGAGACTGTCGGACTTGCCGGTTACGGCAAACGCAAACCTGCGACCCTGTCTGGTGGCCAGCAACAGCGCGTGGCGTTGGCCCGCGCGATTGTCTCCACGCCGAAGGTGCTGCTTCTCGACGAAGCCCTCTCAGCACTCGACGAACCCCTCCGTGACTCATTGCGCCGCGAGTTGGTGTCGCTGACGAAGGGGTCCGATCTGACATCGGTGCATGTCACGCACGACCGGAAGGAAGCGCTGGCCATCGCGGACCGGATCGCGGTCTTGCGGGACGGCAAGCTGGAACAGTTCGGCACCCCGATGTCGATCGTGTCCCGCCCGGCTACTGCCTGGGTGGCGTCGTTCATCGCCGATGCGACACTGTTGGATGGTGTTGTTGCAGGCGGACGCGTCACCGTCGATAAACCGGCGTTATCGTGGCCCGTCGACAACGTCACGGTTGTGTCGGAAGACGGTGATGCGTCTGAGAACCAGCGTCTCCTCCAGGACGGTCAGCAGGTCACTGTGGCGGTGCTGCCGGAAGCTGTTTCCATTGATTCGTCATCCTCGGGCACTGAAGTAACTGCTACCGTCACGTCCGCTTTGTTCGAGGTCAGTGGGTTCTCCGTAACCGTCGACTTGGACGGGACAGAGTTCCGTGCGTGGACATCCACCAGCTCTGCGCCCGAGGTGGATGATCAAGTGCAGGTGGAGATCCGTCAACCGCTGGTCTACGTAGACAGCCCGGCGGATGCCTAACATACGGTCATGAGCGCGTGGCCGGACGGAGAACACGGTGTTGTTGATCTTCCGGACGGGTCGCGCCTCAAGGGTGGTAGTTGGAAAAGACTTCGACGCACGCGGCGCAACTATCCGGATTTTCTAGTTCTTCTACTCGGACGTGAACCTGTCGAGGTTCCGTGTCCACATATTTGGGTGCGATGGCCAGATTTCGGTGTCCCCACATCAACTGATCAAGCGGTCGCTGCTCTTCAGCTCGCACGAGAACGGTCTCGGAACGAGAAGGTTGCCA from Corynebacterium genitalium ATCC 33030 harbors:
- the pgm gene encoding phosphoglucomutase (alpha-D-glucose-1,6-bisphosphate-dependent), producing the protein MAHERAGQPARPDDLIDIAEVVTAYYTRDIDPQNPDQQVAFGTSGHRGSSLDNAFNQQHIWATTQAIVDYRRANNIGGPVYIGRDTHALSEPAMISALEVLFANDVAVLVDDAGRYTPTPAVSHAILAHNATLAGGVTGTDPQRADGIVITPSHNPPRDGGFKYNPPSGGPADTDATDWIAARANEYLANDLEGVHTTSTSGVLDERAGKHPFMANYVADLPNVVDIEAIRSSGLHIGADPMGGASVDYWGAIAEAHGLNLDVVNPHVDATWRFMTLDTDGKIRMDCSSPNSMASLVANRDKYDIATGNDADADRHGIVTPDAGLMNPNHYLAVAIEYLFSHRDGWGADTAVGKTLVSSSIIDRVVASLGRELVEVPVGFKWFVPGLISGSVGFGGEESAGASFLRKDGTVWSTDKDGLIMDLLAAEITAVTGKTPSVRYRELTEKFGDPVYARTDAEANREQKATLKKLSPDQVTADTLAGEDITAKLTEAPGNGAAIGGLKVTTDSAWFAARPSGTEDKYKIYAESFKGAEHLEQVQKEAQDLVSSVLDE
- a CDS encoding MauE/DoxX family redox-associated membrane protein produces the protein MLSALARFGLAAMWITSGASKLGKHMTVTQSIEAYEIFTPHWSGLLANLIGPLELAGGLILLLGIKIRPAGWVSFGVLVLFIIGLASAYARGLQIDCGCFGPDPDHTDGDLRWAIIRDVGLIAVTLFMIYRPFKKFALYP
- a CDS encoding protein-tyrosine phosphatase family protein, with amino-acid sequence MSAWPDGEHGVVDLPDGSRLKGGSWKRLRRTRRNYPDFLVLLLGREPVEVPCPHIWVRWPDFGVPTSTDQAVAALQLARERSRNEKVAIMCGSGVGRTGTALALLTVFDGLSAEEGIRWVRENYHPRAVETPWQRRWLKSIVLDDRR
- a CDS encoding CrcB family protein — its product is MNRVVREGLVVGFGASFGALVRFALTPLMASHPPAELLVTLGINIVGCFLMGLFDPPEFWGKGFLGGLTTFSAVSLASMQSSALFAAVYMFGTLAVAIVAWLLGDALRNRAGAPA
- a CDS encoding ABC transporter ATP-binding protein, whose translation is MSDIEIRDLSVKFPDGTEGLKDITLDISSGEFVALVGPSGSGKTTLLRTIAGFIAPSTGEIRIDGKDQSATPPAQRNMGMVFQQHAVWPHMSVADNVAYPLRRSGAAGSEITSNVEKTLETVGLAGYGKRKPATLSGGQQQRVALARAIVSTPKVLLLDEALSALDEPLRDSLRRELVSLTKGSDLTSVHVTHDRKEALAIADRIAVLRDGKLEQFGTPMSIVSRPATAWVASFIADATLLDGVVAGGRVTVDKPALSWPVDNVTVVSEDGDASENQRLLQDGQQVTVAVLPEAVSIDSSSSGTEVTATVTSALFEVSGFSVTVDLDGTEFRAWTSTSSAPEVDDQVQVEIRQPLVYVDSPADA
- a CDS encoding ABC transporter permease gives rise to the protein MQAQRSPGLNVARIGIWLLAAAIFIAPLAMVVSLALGGNQFPTLIEQGLWSATWNSTYTTLLSSLGAVLVGGAVAILLERTDVAGSGVLRLFLLSPLLVPPFVGAISWLQLFGRNQGLNAVFGKPVWDIYGADGIIFLMTLHSYPVVYVIVSAALRSIPADLERAALVSGAGNATVLRTVTIPLLGPALLSAFTLTAVSNLADFGIPSILGSPVQYETLATMVYRFMESGTVSNPLQVVSTVGTVLMLLGIATVVADYLVSKNASTTTGKGSMKLPLGKARWPITIISWVLALSITLGPLLGLAYRALLPAPGIPMTLDTITLSNFTNTLSNPRVQDGFQNSFVLAAGAALLCALLGWSIGLLVTRTRARSNTALSLLTLLPSALPGLIIGVGWVIVGRYTGIYNTRWVILLAYVCAFTAMVLQAVRAPLAKTPRAMEEAAEISGAGRLRALWDTSGRMALPAVASGAVLVAVTAVRELTVSVLLVAPGTTTIGVQLFNLQQSGNYNQASALALIFAVVGIAALALTVRNPDKET
- a CDS encoding DsbA family protein translates to MTSSSKSNTKGSTKVSNPNSTGGKGFLWAILALLLVGALVIGLIVYNGRGAQAERIAENVEPVDGVNMELTDNIITLSGENSDGAKEASLYEDFACSYCADLAKKTDAEMLEKIKAGEVKVHIQPLVFLDGTGEQYQLGHSTNTLAAVLALADKGETEAYWNLRKALLEEQESLYGSADPEKLADLAKGVGASKDAVDAIRNGEYVDKAKELGEANEKDLVDKTGDLSSPRVLVDGKDVDSKPLENWLDDLLAS
- a CDS encoding ABC transporter substrate-binding protein, with amino-acid sequence MRLLRTSLTITALTGALALGLSSCSEPAEDPNAGIGAAGDDTVLTIYTSEPEEKVDEINAAFEKEHPDIQVEVYRAGTGDLKARIESERESGQVEADLMWAADAPTFEGLKSEDLLAELKDVDTSSVMEEAVDPEGYYVGTRIIPTVIAYNTDVIEESDAPESWVDLTDEKFRDKIVLPDPSVSGAAAFNATVWMNNEELGESWVEGLGQNSPMIAASNGPTSQEIAGGGHPVGIVVDYLVRDLAEQGSPIKEVYATEGSPYITEPIGVFANSEQQEAAEKYITFLLSEAGQKLAVEQNYLPVIDGIDTPGDAPGLDDIELMDTDLETLTGDRDRSVESFEKAMK